In a single window of the Elaeis guineensis isolate ETL-2024a chromosome 6, EG11, whole genome shotgun sequence genome:
- the LOC105047305 gene encoding transcription factor MYBS3 has protein sequence MGRKCSHCGNNGHNSRTCSSPRGVACSSGLRLFGVHLHITSPMKKSFSMECLTSSSYLASSSASSSSTSSSSLVSIDQTTKKISSGYLSDGLLGRVPERKKGVPWTEEEHRSFLAGLENLGKGDWRGISRNFVTTRTPTQVASHAQKYFLRQNSLNKKNRRSSLFDVVANCHKAAQVTDSSKFKEPSISSEVYVPTLTKDYGASQITMIDLNSSEQETRLPSSLTLMPNSSACPLPQSSLVERPCVHLSPLNLELSISSTRPLDQNNSSPNSLFAETIGVT, from the exons ATGGGAAGGAAGTGCTCTCATTGTGGGAACAATGGGCACAACTCAAGGACATGCAGCAGCCCAAGAGGTGTGGCCTGTAGTAGTGGACTGAGGCTATTTGGGGTGCATCTCCATATAACTTCCCCTATGAAGAAGAGCTTTAGCATGGAATGCTTGACCTCCTCatcttatcttgcttcttcttctgcTTCCTCTTCATCAACATCTTCTTCTTCACTGGTTTCTATTGATCAAACCACTAAAAAGATTTCTAGCGGTTATCTCTCGGATGGCCTTCTCGGCAGAGTACCAGAGAGGAAAAAGG GAGTTCCATGGACTGAGGAAGAGCATAGGTCATTTCTAGCTGGGCTTGAGAACCTTGGAAAAGGAGATTGGCGAGGCATCTCCCGAAACTTTGTCACCACAAGGACCCCAACTCAAGTGGCTAgtcatgctcaaaaatattttctacGACAGAACAGCCTTAACAAGAAAAACCGCCGATCTAGCCTCTTTGATGTG GTTGCAAATTGTCATAAGGCAGCTCAAGTCACTGATTCTTCCAAGTTCAAAGAGCCTTCCATCTCAAGTGAAGTGTATGTTCCTACTTTGACAAAAGATTATGGAGCTTCTCAGATCACGATGATCGATCTCAACTCTTCGGAACAAGAAACCCGATTGCCTTCTTCCCTCACACTGATGCCTAATTCATCTGCTTGTCCATTACCACAGTCATCTTTAGTGGAAAGGCCTTGTGTTCACCTCTCACCACTGAATTTAGAGCTCAGCATTTCCTCAACAAGACCCttggatcaaaataattcatcacCAAATTCTCTCTTTGCCGAGACAATTGGAGTTACCTAA
- the LOC105047306 gene encoding LOW QUALITY PROTEIN: probable acyl-[acyl-carrier-protein]--UDP-N-acetylglucosamine O-acyltransferase, mitochondrial (The sequence of the model RefSeq protein was modified relative to this genomic sequence to represent the inferred CDS: inserted 2 bases in 2 codons) produces the protein MLASRALRALSVSGGLSSLAVRRGFSPRRLHRDCSEKRXEESSFIHPTAVVHPDAVLGQGVSIGPFCTVGSAVKIGNACQLHAGSHIMGNTELGEDCTVLNGAIVGADIPGRTIIGNNNVIGHHXVVGVKSQDLKYKPGDECFLHVGSDNDIREYSSIHRSSKSSESTVIGDNNLIMGSCHIAHDCKIGNNNIFANNTLLAGHVVVEDYAHTAGAIVVHQFCHIGSYSFAGGGSVITQDVPKYMMVSGDRAELRGLNLEGLRRHGFSSMEVRGMRRAYQKIFMSSDMNPGGLDDRLAEVEQDKELAEFSAVSSMVQSIRNSFQQSRRGICKFRNWSGS, from the exons ATGCTCGCCTCGAGAGCCCTCCGCGCCCTCTCCGTCTCCGGCGGCCTCTCATCTCTCGCCGTCCGGCGAGGGTTCTCGCCGCGTCGGCTCCATCGAG ATTGTTCGGAAAAGA GTGAGGAGTCCAGTTTCATTCATCCGACTGCTGTTGTTCATCCCGATGCTGTTCTTGGACAG GGTGTTTCCATTGGTCCTTTTTGTACGGTGGGATCTGCTGTAAAGATTGGTAATGCTTGCCAATTGCATGCAGGGAGCCATATCATGGGAAACACAGAGTTAGGAGAAGACTGTACTGTTCTAAA TGGTGCTATTGTTGGTGCAGATATACCAGGTAGAACAATTATTGGAAATAACAATGTTATTGGACACC GCGTGGTTGGAGTAAAGTCCCAAGATTTGAAATATAAG CCAGGGGATGAGTGTTTTCTACATGTTGGCAGCGACAATGACATCAGAGAATATAGCTCcattcatcgatcttccaaatcAAGTGAATCAACG GTTATTGGTGACAACAACCTTATTATGGGATCTTGTCATATTGCTCATGACTGCAAGATTGGTAACAACAATATTTTTGCTAATAATACTCTATTAGCTGGCCATGTGGTGGTGGAA GACTATGCTCATACTGCAGGGGCTATTGTTGTTCATCAATTTTGTCACATAGGATCATATTCTTTTGCCGGTGGGGGTTCTGTG ATTACACAAGATGTACCAAAGTACATGATGGTTTCTGGTGATAGAGCAGAGCTTCGTGGTTTGAATCTAGAGGGGCTTAGACGGCATGGATTTTCAAGCATGGAG GTTAGAGGCATGAGGAGAGCTTACCAAAAGATATTCATGTCCAGTGATATGAACCCAGGGGGCCTGGATGACCGACTTGCTGAAGTG GAACAAGACAAAGAATTAGCTGAATTTTCTGCTGTGTCTTCTATGGTGCAATCTATCCGCAATTCATTTCAGCAAAGTCGTCGTGGAATATGCAAGTTCAGAAATTGGAGTGGTTCTTGA